A single region of the candidate division WOR-3 bacterium genome encodes:
- a CDS encoding DUF2817 domain-containing protein, whose amino-acid sequence MRVFAFSVLFIMLALSSILPAQGYKYHSYYSILAQSGLDVDRIRSVEGILIVGRNDKNIFVAADDISASKVASLGYVITKSSQDEIFGAPLDGYYHTWSQVMSEIDSFTETYPNIAKCDTIGFSVQNRPIIRVKISDNPGQNELEGRIQFNGCHHGNEKISTEINLYFMRYLCENYGVLSEVTSLVDNREIYFVPVVNPDGFVLNQRYNANNIDLNRDYGYHWFNESGASNPFSEPESRTMRDDFISTGYSITLDYHSTASYVNYLWDYSPRIVPDYYEVVNMFSLPYADSTGYTPIKGYDWYQIAGSCQDATYGLFGILAVTIESQMPGDPDPECLKNRGAMKYVAKLAGYGIQGYVLDSVTGQPVEAVLFFQKGSDPKWPVNSSALSGDYQKILSPGTYSVTAHAPGHVSKTFSVQVLADTSIRQDFHLAPSDSRFGMRMMCARQEYSNFSNTTYTFDALGPADGIAMSMNRQGYAIIDFGENFPVTDVAGYDLKVCEANDGTADSCFVYVGNTPEYAGTWIYLGKISGTDSFDISATGLSQVRYVKIMDDGGSTSGAKPGYDLDAVQGINQPNSIEEPVYPVTPGNVSFSLTGGFFSDKELLISNLSTETIRVQISIADVSGRVVASDDITAGAGTTSYSIKNSTLGREMTGSNIYFLIVETDFISESYKILLFR is encoded by the coding sequence GTGAGAGTCTTCGCATTTTCCGTCCTATTTATAATGTTAGCTTTATCAAGTATTTTACCCGCCCAGGGGTACAAATATCATTCGTATTATTCAATTTTAGCTCAGTCTGGACTGGACGTTGATAGAATCCGGAGTGTCGAGGGGATTCTGATAGTCGGCAGAAACGACAAAAATATTTTCGTCGCGGCAGACGATATTTCTGCTTCAAAAGTCGCTTCTCTCGGTTACGTGATAACCAAATCCTCGCAGGATGAAATTTTCGGCGCTCCGCTTGACGGTTATTACCACACTTGGTCACAAGTCATGAGCGAGATAGATTCTTTCACAGAAACTTATCCGAACATAGCAAAGTGCGACACCATAGGTTTTTCAGTTCAAAACAGACCCATCATCAGAGTTAAAATCAGCGACAATCCCGGCCAAAACGAACTCGAAGGCAGGATTCAGTTCAACGGTTGTCATCACGGAAACGAAAAGATTTCGACCGAGATAAATCTGTATTTCATGCGTTATCTCTGCGAGAACTACGGCGTCTTGAGCGAAGTGACATCTCTCGTAGACAACAGGGAGATATATTTCGTCCCGGTAGTCAATCCCGACGGTTTTGTCTTGAATCAGAGATACAACGCCAACAATATAGATCTCAACCGCGACTACGGATACCACTGGTTCAACGAGAGCGGCGCCTCGAATCCTTTTTCTGAACCTGAATCCAGAACGATGAGGGACGACTTCATCTCGACAGGCTATTCAATTACACTCGATTATCATTCGACGGCTTCTTACGTCAATTACCTGTGGGATTACTCTCCGAGAATTGTGCCGGATTACTACGAAGTGGTGAACATGTTCTCTCTTCCATACGCCGATTCAACCGGTTACACGCCCATAAAAGGTTACGATTGGTACCAGATAGCGGGTTCATGCCAGGACGCAACCTACGGCCTTTTCGGCATTCTCGCCGTGACAATAGAATCTCAGATGCCTGGAGATCCCGACCCGGAATGCCTTAAAAACAGGGGCGCGATGAAATACGTCGCGAAACTCGCCGGATACGGCATACAGGGCTACGTGCTCGACTCCGTCACCGGACAGCCTGTCGAGGCAGTTCTTTTCTTTCAAAAAGGTTCAGATCCGAAATGGCCTGTCAATTCGAGCGCTCTGTCTGGCGATTATCAAAAAATCCTTTCTCCGGGAACTTATTCAGTAACTGCTCACGCGCCGGGTCATGTTTCAAAGACTTTTTCTGTCCAGGTTTTAGCCGACACATCAATAAGGCAGGATTTCCATCTCGCACCATCGGACAGCCGTTTCGGAATGAGAATGATGTGCGCGAGACAGGAATACAGCAATTTCAGCAACACCACTTACACTTTCGACGCCCTGGGACCCGCTGATGGAATTGCCATGTCTATGAACAGGCAGGGCTACGCGATAATAGATTTCGGAGAAAATTTCCCCGTGACAGACGTTGCGGGATACGATCTGAAAGTCTGCGAAGCAAACGACGGAACTGCTGATTCCTGTTTCGTTTATGTTGGCAACACTCCCGAATACGCCGGAACGTGGATTTATCTGGGAAAAATCTCGGGTACGGACAGTTTCGACATCTCCGCGACCGGTCTTTCGCAGGTCAGGTACGTGAAAATAATGGACGACGGAGGTTCGACTTCGGGAGCCAAACCGGGCTACGACCTCGACGCCGTCCAGGGCATCAATCAGCCAAATTCGATAGAAGAACCGGTTTATCCCGTCACACCAGGAAACGTCTCTTTTTCTCTGACCGGCGGCTTTTTTTCGGACAAAGAGCTTTTGATATCAAATCTCAGCACCGAAACCATCAGGGTTCAAATCTCTATTGCTGACGTCTCAGGGAGAGTTGTCGCGTCAGATGATATAACCGCCGGAGCCGGAACCACTTCATACTCCATCAAAAACAGCACACTCGGCAGAGAGATGACTGGTTCAAACATTTACTTTTTGATAGTGGAAACCGATTTTATTTCCGAATCGTATAAAATACTTTTGTTCCGTTAA
- the uvrC gene encoding excinuclease ABC subunit UvrC, translated as MKNKEKIKEKAKNAPDTPGVYIFRDGNGKPLYIGKAKSIKKRIVNYFNEDSPKNFHLLKFSRSLDFLTLKNEQEALILEADLIKFHKPKYNVLLKDDKRFPYIRIDFKEKWPYPEVVRRVKKDGAKYFGPYLKPNSLRNTLFLSRKYFRYRSCKGPLQSKECLDFHIGLCSAPCAGKITLPDYRESMNSFAGFLSGGVKKLIKKFETEMAELSLKTEYEKAAEKRDAINHMKNVMFGERAIFNDGRDRDLLGFARRGRKGCFFVMQIREGRLHEAFPVMTDIFQETDDDEALGRFIVDFYRSRQPPMIILTGANVQEKKLLEEWIKETHGVRTSIKTPKNQFEKEKIEETSKIALSALVPVKRGVPPLLRDFAVALKLENTPAVIYCFDVSHTKFREIKGSQICFKNAKPNKSMYRQYDIPEGFDDLKAVGFIAEKFSNRVISGDLEKPDLVIVDGGPEQLKSAVSAMKYSGLDVKTISIAKRLESVHFEDGNMMTFPGFSPVLFLLKRIRDECHRFGITAHRKKRTKNLFKSSFLEIPGVGEKTARELRKKFKNTENIKNSSIKDLTQIKSISEKKAATILEFLNREE; from the coding sequence GTGAAAAACAAAGAAAAGATAAAAGAAAAAGCCAAAAACGCGCCGGACACACCCGGCGTGTATATTTTCAGGGATGGAAATGGAAAGCCTCTTTACATAGGCAAAGCGAAAAGCATAAAAAAGCGCATAGTAAATTATTTCAACGAAGATAGCCCGAAAAATTTTCATCTTCTGAAGTTTTCACGAAGTCTCGATTTCCTGACTCTCAAGAACGAGCAGGAAGCGCTGATTCTCGAAGCCGACCTGATAAAATTCCACAAGCCTAAATACAATGTGCTTCTTAAGGACGACAAGAGGTTCCCATACATAAGAATTGATTTCAAGGAAAAATGGCCGTATCCGGAGGTCGTCAGGAGAGTGAAAAAGGACGGGGCTAAATATTTTGGTCCATATCTCAAGCCCAATTCACTTAGGAACACGCTGTTTTTGTCGAGAAAATATTTCAGGTACAGGTCATGCAAGGGGCCGCTGCAGTCGAAAGAATGCCTCGATTTTCACATAGGGCTCTGTTCGGCGCCTTGCGCGGGAAAGATAACTTTGCCCGATTACAGGGAAAGTATGAATTCATTTGCCGGTTTTTTATCCGGAGGAGTCAAAAAGCTTATAAAAAAATTCGAAACTGAAATGGCTGAATTGTCCCTGAAAACAGAGTACGAAAAAGCGGCGGAGAAAAGAGACGCTATAAATCACATGAAGAATGTCATGTTCGGAGAGAGAGCCATTTTCAACGACGGCAGGGACAGGGATCTTTTGGGATTCGCGAGAAGGGGGAGAAAGGGCTGTTTTTTCGTCATGCAGATAAGGGAAGGAAGACTCCATGAAGCTTTTCCAGTGATGACGGATATTTTCCAGGAGACCGACGACGATGAAGCCCTCGGCAGGTTTATCGTCGATTTCTACAGGTCGAGACAACCGCCCATGATTATTTTAACCGGCGCAAATGTTCAGGAAAAAAAACTTCTCGAGGAATGGATAAAAGAGACTCACGGGGTCAGGACATCAATAAAGACGCCGAAAAACCAGTTTGAAAAAGAAAAAATTGAAGAGACGTCAAAAATCGCCTTGAGCGCTCTGGTACCTGTAAAACGAGGCGTCCCTCCCCTGTTAAGGGATTTCGCCGTCGCTTTGAAACTCGAAAACACTCCGGCTGTGATTTACTGTTTCGACGTCTCGCACACCAAATTCAGGGAGATAAAAGGAAGCCAGATATGTTTCAAGAACGCGAAGCCGAACAAAAGCATGTACAGGCAATACGACATCCCGGAAGGTTTCGACGATTTGAAAGCGGTTGGATTTATCGCGGAAAAATTTTCAAACCGTGTTATATCCGGCGACCTTGAAAAACCCGATCTCGTCATTGTAGACGGAGGACCCGAACAGCTCAAATCGGCTGTTTCGGCAATGAAATATTCCGGTCTTGACGTAAAAACAATTTCGATTGCGAAAAGACTCGAAAGCGTACATTTCGAGGACGGAAATATGATGACATTTCCCGGTTTTTCTCCCGTACTTTTTCTTCTGAAGAGAATCAGGGACGAGTGTCACAGGTTTGGTATTACCGCTCACAGGAAGAAAAGGACAAAAAATTTGTTCAAGTCCTCTTTTTTGGAAATTCCCGGCGTCGGAGAGAAGACGGCCAGAGAGCTGAGAAAAAAATTCAAAAATACAGAAAATATCAAAAACAGTTCGATAAAAGATTTAACTCAAATTAAATCCATAAGCGAAAAAAAAGCCGCCACCATACTCGAATTTCTAAACAGAGAAGAATAA